Genomic segment of Xanthobacter dioxanivorans:
CAGCGGCACGCTCTTCGGCGGCTCGGCCACGTGGGAGAGCGTAAGGTCATGCCCCAGCACGGCGCCGAGGTCCCGCCCCCATTGGGCGAATTCCTGAGACGAGCGCCGATCCACCCGCTTCATGGGAAGAAGGCGCGGGCACCCTTTGGCCTCCAGCGCGTCGGCGACCTCCTGGGCGAACCGGCAGAAGTGCGGGAAGTTGCGATCGCCGAAGCCCAGCACTGCCACCGGCGGACGCCCCTCAAGACGCGCGAGGCGGGACAGGAAGCTCTTGGCCGAGGCTGGCGCATCGCCTTCGCCATAGGTGGCGGTGAGCACGAGAAGACGGTCGGCGGCAAGATGCGCCGTGCCCACATCGTTCATGGCCGCGATATGTACGCGGTGCCCCGCAGCGGTAAGGGCCGCATGCAAGGTGCCGGCGAAACCCCAGGTGGAATTGCCTTCGCTGCCCACGAGGATCACCGTATCGGCACCGTGCGCGGGCGCATTCGCCGCGACGCGCGGACGGGCCGCCCGCCGCCGCACCCACAGGATGATGCCGGTGGCCCCCAGCACCGGCACGGCGGCCGAGGCGAGGCCCAGCAGCAGGCCGAGCAGCCAGGCGCCGCGCCCGGTGTGAAGGGTGCGGACAAGGTCATTGATCCGCTCCAGCGTGGTGGCCGGAGCGAAGGCCAGGGCCGCGCCGGTGCCGGCGTCGACCTGCGTCTCGCCGGCGGCAGTGCGCAGGGTGAAAATGTCGGTGGGGTCCGAGGGGTCGGGGAAGCGGAGCTCGCGCAGGTCCGTCAGCGGTACGGATCGCAGCGCGGCGAGGGTGCCCACCGGCGCTGGCGCACCGCTGCTTGCGGTGACGACGCGGGTGATTCCCTGCGCCTCGGGGATGAGGCCGAAGGTGCCGGCGGACATCCACAGGCCGGTGAAGGAGGACAGCACCAGCCCGGCGCCGGCCAGCCGCCCCAGTTCGCCATGCCAGCGCTGGGCCGGTGTGCCGCGGATCGGCCGCAGCAGCGCCCCCGCGCCGCCGAGCCGTCGCGCGAGCAGCGCCGTGCCGGACAGGCTCAGCGCCAGCATGGCCAGAGCGCCGATGCCCGCCACCGCCCGCCCCGCGTCGCCCGCCAGGAACGAACGGTGGAGGTTGGTGATGACGCGCGTCGCCTCGGACACCTGATAGGGGCCGAGCCCCGCGCCTGTGGCGGGATCGACCCGCTCCACGCCGCGCGCGTCGCCGTCGTCGAAGGCCACCGTGATGCCGCCATCCGGCCGCTGGCGGATGGCGGCGATGCCGGGGTGGCGCGCGGCGACCTGCGCGGCAAGGTCCGCGACGTTGGTGCCAGACGGCACCGTTGGAACGGTTGCGCGGTCCAGCGCCGGCTGGAGCGAGAGCACGGCGCCGGTGACGGCGACCACCGTGAGGCCGAGCGCCAGCACGACGCCCGGGAGCCCATGAAGACGGCGCAGCATGAGGAGGTCCGTTTTGGTCAGAAGGTGACGGTGAGGGACTTGACGTAGCCCTTGCCGGCAAAAGGCTTGCCGGAGGCGGCGGCATCGAGCGGCACGACGACCTCGGAGGGATTGTCCAGGCCGTCCTCGACGGCGGTGTCCACATGCACCTGGTAGCCGGCACCGATCATGGCGTCGGCAAGGTCGAGGCTGATTTTCAGCGTCTTGCCGGAGCCGATGCTGGCGCCGGTGATGCCGTCGATCTCGGTGGCCCGCCCGCCGGAGGCGCGCTGCCAGTCGGACAGGTGGCGATGGTATTTCGCCTTGCCGCCGGCCATCC
This window contains:
- a CDS encoding PepSY domain-containing protein, with amino-acid sequence MLRRLHGLPGVVLALGLTVVAVTGAVLSLQPALDRATVPTVPSGTNVADLAAQVAARHPGIAAIRQRPDGGITVAFDDGDARGVERVDPATGAGLGPYQVSEATRVITNLHRSFLAGDAGRAVAGIGALAMLALSLSGTALLARRLGGAGALLRPIRGTPAQRWHGELGRLAGAGLVLSSFTGLWMSAGTFGLIPEAQGITRVVTASSGAPAPVGTLAALRSVPLTDLRELRFPDPSDPTDIFTLRTAAGETQVDAGTGAALAFAPATTLERINDLVRTLHTGRGAWLLGLLLGLASAAVPVLGATGIILWVRRRAARPRVAANAPAHGADTVILVGSEGNSTWGFAGTLHAALTAAGHRVHIAAMNDVGTAHLAADRLLVLTATYGEGDAPASAKSFLSRLARLEGRPPVAVLGFGDRNFPHFCRFAQEVADALEAKGCPRLLPMKRVDRRSSQEFAQWGRDLGAVLGHDLTLSHVAEPPKSVPLTLAGRELYGEAVGTPVAILRFEAPLDPRTGAPGRLPSFAAGDLVGILPPGDAMPRFYSLASSTRDGMLEICVRLREGGLCSTFLHALAPGGTVNAFIRENPAFRPTAGRAPLILIGAGAGIGPLAGFVRANAEGRPMHLYWGGRSAASDFLYEHELAQHLAERRLTSLATAFSRDAEGGAYVQDRIAADAPRLRELLKQGAQILVCGGRDMAEAVTRAFEPVVRPLGLDLATLKSCGRYVEDVY
- a CDS encoding DUF2271 domain-containing protein produces the protein MKFVLPAMAATAALVAPALAEARQVTFQATLKSYGGNGAYVVLYVTDAAGAYKGTLWMAGGKAKYHRHLSDWQRASGGRATEIDGITGASIGSGKTLKISLDLADAMIGAGYQVHVDTAVEDGLDNPSEVVVPLDAAASGKPFAGKGYVKSLTVTF